The stretch of DNA TTAGCCATAAAGAAATCTCCTTCAGAGGCTGTCCGAAGCCCGCACTGTGCGGGATCCGAGTGCCGAGATGATGACCCACCCGGAGAGGAGCCGGGAAACAGAAATGCGCCTGCGAAACATCAGCAGGCGCACACAAAGTTCATGGGAACCACTACTGCAACTGAGATCGACTCTAGCAGGCCGTGGCCTTCCGTGGTGGATCATTTCCCTCCGGGTTTCGCGGGCGCCTCCTGCGGGGCGCACCGCCTCCGGTGCCCCGATGAGGCCAACACGCCGCACTGGCAGGAACGTTGAAGGCGTGGCCGGGGGTCGTGTGCGCCTCGGCGGCTCAACCGGCGGAGGCGAGGAGAATGGGACCGGGGCGCTGTCGAACGGGCCCGGCGCAGCGATTTCTGGCGCATACTGCAGGGAATGACGAAATCAGCAGCAGTCCGCCGGCCCCTGCCCACCAGCCCCTTCAAAGCCCAGGCCCAGGCACCGCTCAAGCGGTTCGCCGTGGGCGACCGGGTGACTCACGACCGCTACGGCCTCGGTCGGGCCATCGGCGTCGAGGGCGACAGCGACATCGCCGTACTCGTCGACTTCGGATCGCGCCAGGAGCGCATCACCCAGCCGTACACCGAGATGTTCAAGCTCTGATCCCGAGCAGTGCCAGGGCCGGCCGCCGGCCGCTCGCGCCGCCCCGCCGCTCGGCGTGACGGGGTGAGGGCGGCGCGAGGGGCCGGTGGCCGTGTCATATTCTTGGGTCCATGTCGAACCCTGACGGGCTGCTCGTCGACATCGCGGCGATGGTCGAGTCCGAGCGCAGCAATCAGATGTCCCTGACCGTGGTGGTCCCCGGCGCGGTGATCACCGGCAGACTTGCGCCGGTGACGCTGTGGTGGGACCGAGTGGCGGAGGTCCTCCAGGCATCGGAGCACCTCAAGCCGTTCGCCGCCCTCTTCGCGTCGCCTCCCGAGGGCCCGGCGGTGCGGCCCACCCACCTGCACTTCCATCGGGCGAAGATCCTCCAAGGCGACTTCGGCCTGCCCCACACCGGCGGCATGTACCGCATCGCCATCGAGGACGTCAGCAGTTGGACGGTCGGGGACCTCAGCTACTCCGACTCCTGACGCCCGACGTAGCCGTGGCGTGGCCGCCTCGGGCAGCCACGCCACGCAACGGTGCTCGGCCCGGGCTGCGAGCCGGAGCGTGCTCGGAAGGCGTCCCCGAGAACGAGAGAACCCCCGATCAGAGACCTGATCGGGGGTTCTGCTATCTGGTGTCCGAGGGGGGACTTGAACCCCCACGCCCGATAAAGGGCACTAGCACCTCAAGCTAGCGCGTCTGCCATTCCGCCACCCGGACAGGGTGTGTGCCTCGGGGTTTCGCTTGCTGTTCCCCTTGGCGACACGGAGAACACTACCAGGGTTCCGAGCTGGTTCTCACCAGTGTTTTGGCTGCTCGGGGGCGGGAGTGGTGGGGGAACGGTCGGAAGGGGGTGGGGAGCGGACGGGAACGGTCGGGGGGTGGTCGGAAGTGGTCGGGTCGGGCCAAGTTGGCTGTCGCTGCCACGGAGTGGGGCGGTGCTCTCCTAGCCTCGGTGCACCGAGGGAAGCCTTGAGCGGAACGCCGGATTCCCCGTTGTGCCGGAAGGCGACCGGAAGGCGAAAGGCGGCCTGGAGTGGAGCAGATCGGTGGGGCGGCCGAGCCGGTGGTCGGGCGAGGGCGGGAGCTGGAAGGGCTGGAGCCGCTCGGGGCCGTACCGGGGGAGGGGTCGGCCGAGGGGCCGGAGCCGGGGGTGTGGCGGTTCTCGGCGGTGGCCCACGAGGCGGCGGTGCCGCAGACCCGGCACGCGGTGCGCGACCGGCTGCTCGCCCAGGGGATGGCCGGGCAGCAGTACCAGGAGCTGATCGACGACGTGCTGCTGATCGTCTCGGAGCTGGTGAGCAATGCCGTGACGCACGCCGCCGTGCTCTCCCCGTACCTGACGGCGGAGCTGCGGATCGGCGGCGGCTGGGTGCGGATCTCGGTGGAGGACGGCCACCCGTACCGGCCGAGGGCCCTGGAGAGCGATCTCGGGCAGCTCGGCGGGCGGGGGCTGCTGCTGGTGAAGAGCGTGACCCTGCAGGCCGGCGGCGTCTGCGACGTGGAGCGGACGGGCGAGGGCGGCAAGGTGATCTGGGCCTCGCTGCCGATCCCGGAGAAGTCGGGGAGCGACCAGCACGAGGGCCCCGGGGCGCTGGCCGAGCTCGGCTTCGAGCCGGGCCTGGAGGAGGGGCAGTGGTCGTTCTAGGGCTTCGTCCGCAAGAGCGGCCCTGACTCGGGGGTGGGCGGCGGCCCGGCGCCGCCGCCCAC from Kitasatospora sp. MMS16-BH015 encodes:
- a CDS encoding ATP-binding protein — protein: MEQIGGAAEPVVGRGRELEGLEPLGAVPGEGSAEGPEPGVWRFSAVAHEAAVPQTRHAVRDRLLAQGMAGQQYQELIDDVLLIVSELVSNAVTHAAVLSPYLTAELRIGGGWVRISVEDGHPYRPRALESDLGQLGGRGLLLVKSVTLQAGGVCDVERTGEGGKVIWASLPIPEKSGSDQHEGPGALAELGFEPGLEEGQWSF